A genomic segment from Ptychodera flava strain L36383 chromosome 8, AS_Pfla_20210202, whole genome shotgun sequence encodes:
- the LOC139137928 gene encoding toll-like receptor Tollo isoform X1 — translation MLGISVLQTKRGVTEETAGHYKCEAIDEYNNVFIATATVTTNTAPPMFKECPQDMTNFAEDDGNLKATNVTWIVPTVKDNSENVTLYSNYTLGDIFQIGTTVVQYTALDSANNTAYCTFKVNVLYRSASRTSLIIGILVLCTCMFVLLPLFFCLGYRYRLQLYTVLTADMDIDYDDDGKDCDAFVLFSSRDEDFAEAIVERLEGNGTCRLLLHHRDFEVGKAILDNIEDCFDTSRASVLLISRNFLESGMCEHEARIALDNWINRKQRLIPIVIGDIKLVNDSKVIKRIVGLITYIQWPENGSDKEEEKFWKELEDALKKNVRKQSRIGLIKRYMLTLCRGLRKGYSRVRNNDV, via the exons ATGCTCGG GATATCTGTATTGCAAACGAAGAGAGGTGTCACTGAGGAGACGGCAGGTCACTATAAATGTGAAGCAATAGATGAATACAACAACGTATTCATTGCTACTGCAACCGTTACGACAA ACACAGCGCCACCAATGTTCAAAGAATGCCCGCAAGATATGACGAATTTTGCAGAGGATGACGGGAACTTGAAGGCAACTAACGTGACATGGATTGTACCAACAGTGAAGGACAACTCGGAAAATGTAACTCTATACAGCAACTACACACTAGGCGATATTTTCCAAATAGGGACAACAGTGGTACAATACACAGCATTAGACTCGGCTAATAATACTGCATATTGCACGTTTAAAGTCAACGTCCTGT ATCGAAGCGCGTCACGAACTAGTCTTATCATCGGGATACTAGTTCTTTGCACATGTATGTTTGTTCTTCTTCCATTATTTTTCTGTCTCGGATACCGATACAGGCTCCAACTGTACACAGTATTGACAGCAGATATGGATATTGACTATGATGACG ATGGCAAGGACTGCGACGCCTTTGTATTGTTCAGCAGTAGAGACGAAGACTTCGCCGAAGCTATAGTGGAACGTCTCGAAGGAAACGGGACATGCAGACTGTTGTTGCATCACAGAGACTTTGAAGTTGGCAAAG CCATTCTTGACAACATCGAGGACTGCTTCGATACAAGCCGCGCGTCCGTTCTTCTGATTTCCCGGAATTTCCTTGAGAGTGGAATGTGTGAGCATGAAGCACGGATCGCCCTTGACAACTGGATCAACAGAAAACAGAGATTGATTCCGATTGTGATAGGGGACATCAAACTTGTAAACGATTCGAAAGTGATCAAGCGAATCGTGGGGCTCATCACATACATCCAGTGGCCTGAGAACGGTTCAGACAAAGAAGAAGAGAAGTTCTGGAAGGAACTCGAAGACGCCTTGAAAAAGAACGTGAGAAAGCAATCCAGGATAGGTTTGATAAAGAGATATATGCTTACTTTGTGTAGAGGCCTCAGAAAGGGATATTCTAGGGTACGAAATAACGATGTTTAA
- the LOC139137928 gene encoding toll-like receptor Tollo isoform X2, with amino-acid sequence MFKECPQDMTNFAEDDGNLKATNVTWIVPTVKDNSENVTLYSNYTLGDIFQIGTTVVQYTALDSANNTAYCTFKVNVLYRSASRTSLIIGILVLCTCMFVLLPLFFCLGYRYRLQLYTVLTADMDIDYDDDGKDCDAFVLFSSRDEDFAEAIVERLEGNGTCRLLLHHRDFEVGKAILDNIEDCFDTSRASVLLISRNFLESGMCEHEARIALDNWINRKQRLIPIVIGDIKLVNDSKVIKRIVGLITYIQWPENGSDKEEEKFWKELEDALKKNVRKQSRIGLIKRYMLTLCRGLRKGYSRVRNNDV; translated from the exons ATGTTCAAAGAATGCCCGCAAGATATGACGAATTTTGCAGAGGATGACGGGAACTTGAAGGCAACTAACGTGACATGGATTGTACCAACAGTGAAGGACAACTCGGAAAATGTAACTCTATACAGCAACTACACACTAGGCGATATTTTCCAAATAGGGACAACAGTGGTACAATACACAGCATTAGACTCGGCTAATAATACTGCATATTGCACGTTTAAAGTCAACGTCCTGT ATCGAAGCGCGTCACGAACTAGTCTTATCATCGGGATACTAGTTCTTTGCACATGTATGTTTGTTCTTCTTCCATTATTTTTCTGTCTCGGATACCGATACAGGCTCCAACTGTACACAGTATTGACAGCAGATATGGATATTGACTATGATGACG ATGGCAAGGACTGCGACGCCTTTGTATTGTTCAGCAGTAGAGACGAAGACTTCGCCGAAGCTATAGTGGAACGTCTCGAAGGAAACGGGACATGCAGACTGTTGTTGCATCACAGAGACTTTGAAGTTGGCAAAG CCATTCTTGACAACATCGAGGACTGCTTCGATACAAGCCGCGCGTCCGTTCTTCTGATTTCCCGGAATTTCCTTGAGAGTGGAATGTGTGAGCATGAAGCACGGATCGCCCTTGACAACTGGATCAACAGAAAACAGAGATTGATTCCGATTGTGATAGGGGACATCAAACTTGTAAACGATTCGAAAGTGATCAAGCGAATCGTGGGGCTCATCACATACATCCAGTGGCCTGAGAACGGTTCAGACAAAGAAGAAGAGAAGTTCTGGAAGGAACTCGAAGACGCCTTGAAAAAGAACGTGAGAAAGCAATCCAGGATAGGTTTGATAAAGAGATATATGCTTACTTTGTGTAGAGGCCTCAGAAAGGGATATTCTAGGGTACGAAATAACGATGTTTAA